The Streptomyces sp. TLI_171 genomic interval TGCTCGATGCCGACGGACTTGGCGTTGACGTACCAGTTCCCGGCGTGCCAGGCCGCGTCCTTGGGGTTGACGTGGTTGGCGACGTGGCCGTCGGCGGAGCGGATCGTGTAGTGCCAGGAGACGTACGTCGGGTCCTGGACCAGTTTCAGGGTGGGGTCGTAGAGGGTCTCGGTGTCGTGGATGACGATGTAGTCGATCTTCTGGTTGAACGGCCGGTCGGACAGGTCGTGGTTGCCGTAGTCGCCGGGGTCGGCGGAGAGCTGCTGGTAGGGGGCGGGGATCCACTCGCAGCCGAGGGCGGCGGGGCAGTCCGCGCCGTCCGCGGTGTGCCGCAGGTGCAGGCGGGCCAACTGGTCGGTGCGCGGGGCGATCCGGGCCGGCGCGAGGGTGATCGGCCCGCCTCCGGCGTCGGTCTGCCGGGTCTGGCCCTCGGAGATCACCTCGAACACGCCGTCGGCGAACTGGCGGGCGGTGGCCTCGTCGTCCGCGCCGGAGTAGCGGGCCACCGCGCCGTACCAGGCGGCGGGGTCGGCGGAGGCGGCCTCGCCGAGCGCGGCCTGGTGGGCGGCGAGCAGGGCGGCGCCGCCGCGGATGTTCGCGGCCGGGTCGCTCCTGAGCTGCTCGGGGGCGGCGCCGGTCAGCCGGGCGGCTTCCGGCAGGGTCTCCAGCCGGGGGGCGGGGTCGTCGGTCGGTGCGGCCGGCGGCGCGGACCGGAGCAGCGGGGCGTCGTCCTTGCCCCGGGCGTCCTCGCTGCCCCCGCTGTGGTGCGGGAGGGCGGCGAGCGCGCCGCGGGCGTCGGTGAGGTGCATCGGGCCGTAGCCCGCGTCGGTGCTGGGGGCGCCGAGGTGGGCGTCCCAGCGGGTCTCCAGGTAGGAGACGCCGAGCAGCACCGGGAGCGGGACGCGGTACTCGGCGGCGGCCGCGGCGAAGGCGGCGGCGCGCGCACCGCCGGGAGCGGCTTCGGCCGCTCGGGCCTGGGGGGCGACGGCGAGGGCGGGCAGCAGGGCGGCCGCGGCCGCCAGCGCGGTGCGGCGCGCGGACCGGGCGGACGGGCGGGACGGATGTGGCATGAGGGCGATGCTCCTTGTCACGGGGATGACGGGTCGGGGCGGAGCAGCGGTCCGCGCGCGGGGGCGGGACCGGTGGTGCGGGCGCCGGCTCCCGGACGGGGCGGCGTCCTGTCAGGGGACCTTGCCGGTGGCGGTGTCCCCGGGCGATGGGACCTGCGCGGGCAGCGGGAAGTGGCAGGCCGTCGGGTGGTCGGTGTCGGGCCGCACGGTCAGTGCGGGCTCCTCCTGGGCGCAGCGCTCCCGGGCCTGCGGGCAGCGGGTGCGGAAGCGGCAGCCGGACGGCGGGTCGGCCGGGGAGGGCAGGTCGCCCTCCAGCAGGGCGACCTGCGCGCCGCGCAGGGTGGGGTCGGGTACCGGCACCGCCGCCAGCAGGGCCTGGGTGTAGGGGTGCTGGGGCGAGCCGTACACCTGCTCGCGGGTGCCGGTCTCGACGATCCGCCCGAGGTACATGACGGCGACCCGGTCG includes:
- a CDS encoding N-acetylmuramoyl-L-alanine amidase encodes the protein MPHPSRPSARSARRTALAAAAALLPALAVAPQARAAEAAPGGARAAAFAAAAAEYRVPLPVLLGVSYLETRWDAHLGAPSTDAGYGPMHLTDARGALAALPHHSGGSEDARGKDDAPLLRSAPPAAPTDDPAPRLETLPEAARLTGAAPEQLRSDPAANIRGGAALLAAHQAALGEAASADPAAWYGAVARYSGADDEATARQFADGVFEVISEGQTRQTDAGGGPITLAPARIAPRTDQLARLHLRHTADGADCPAALGCEWIPAPYQQLSADPGDYGNHDLSDRPFNQKIDYIVIHDTETLYDPTLKLVQDPTYVSWHYTIRSADGHVANHVNPKDAAWHAGNWYVNAKSVGIEHEGFLAQGGQWYTEAMYRNSAKLVRYLAGKYGIPLDRAHVVGHDDVPGSTAGSIPGMHQDPGPYWDWDHYFALLGRPFKGVGDARTAGLVTIDPDYDANTEPYYCGDTPADPCPVHGSASITLRTAPRDDAALVTDIGIRPAPGDWSVYNHAARVSTGQQYAVADRSGDWTAIWYLGQKGWFRNPAAAPTALPALGLTVVAKPGRTSVPVYGRAYPEATAYPAGINPQAISPLPYQLLPGQRYSLGGAVHGEYYYATTFDQADHTVVRGSNVYYQVQFGQRFMFVNADDVQLVPSWAPVPTGS